Proteins from a single region of Gasterosteus aculeatus chromosome 20, fGasAcu3.hap1.1, whole genome shotgun sequence:
- the rabac1 gene encoding prenylated Rab acceptor protein 1 has translation MPSGAPAGENCLVDMDSKAGDLFSAEDAHPTGAGGAGILARLWLPKGLSVSTAKEWIDRRRVSIRPWASFVDQRKFSKPRNFGELCQRVVKNVDTFNSNYTFIFMGLILYCIISSPMLLIALAVFAGAFYIIHLKSQESKLVVLGKELTVPHQMSLAGAVSLPVFWLAGAGAAVFWVLGATLFVIGSHAAFRELETSDMEELFMEPV, from the exons ATGCCATCTGGAGCGCCAGCAGGGGAGAACTGTCTCGTAGATATGGACAGTAAGGCTGGAGATCTGTTCAGCGCTGAGGATGCTCATCCAACTGGTGCAGGGGGAGCTGGGATCTTGGCGCG GCTCTGGCTCCCCAAAGGCCTCTCAGTCAGTACGGCTAAAGAGTGGATTGACAGGCGTCGGGTGTCCATCCGACCGTGGGCCAGCTTTGTGGACCAACGCAAGTTTTCAAAACCCCGCAACTTTGGAGAGTTGTGCCAGCGGGTGGTGAAAAACGTGGACACGTTCAACAGCAACTACACCTTCATCTTCATGGGTCTTATCCTCTACTGCAT TATCAGCTCTCCCATGCTACTGATTGCCTTGGCGGTGTTTGCTGGTGCCTTCTACATAATTCACCTCAAGTCCCAGGAGTCCAAACTGGTTGTCCTGG GCAAGGAGCTGACAGTGCCTCACCAGATGAGTCTGGCCGGAGCCGTTTCTCTACCTGTGTTCTGGCTGGCCGGAGCTGGAGCTGCAGTCTTTTGGGTTCTAG GAGCGACGCTGTTTGTGATTGGCTCTCACGCTGCGTTCCGGGAGCTCGAGACATCTGATATGGAAGAGCTCTTCATGGAGCCTGTATGA